The region ATGGAGAGCATCCCAAAGAACCGGCCTGGTTTTGCCAGTTGGTAAAAGAAGCAGCCCTAAAGGGGAGTGAGTATGTAATTAACCTGAAGGACTTAGCCTGCCCTAACGCTGATATTACCCTTGGATTCCGCCGGCCAAGGTATATGGAGATTGAGCCGCGGATAAAAGAAGAGGTGGAAAGGGTAAGAATCGGCCCGGTGGAAGGAAGCAATTTGGTGCTCTTGTGCCTGAATAGCGAGCAGGTAATGACCCTGTCCATTCTCCTGGGTGGAATTACGGCTTCCTTTAAGGGTGAGATGGGGGTCTGTGGAGAGGCCACCGCCGCGGCTTATGAACAGAAGAAGCCAAAGCTTACCTTTCTCTGTAATGGAGCCCGGCTGATGGGGGGTTTCAAGACAAATGAAATCCTGGTGGCCATTCCTGTCCAGGAGTTTGAGGCCCTTAATCAGCGGATTGAGAATCTCCTTAAGACCGGCGGCAGCCTGTGCGGCTGCCAGGTGTCCGATATCCCAAAGGAGATGGTGGCGGCCTTTAGTGAGGCAGGATTTGAGAAAGGGGCTGACTATTTCTTTGGGAAGGTAGATTCACACCAGGTAAGAATCTATCTTAATAAGGATGAGACAGGCCGTATGCGGCAGCTTACCTTCTATCTCCCGGTGAAAGGGACAGAAGAGATCAAGGTTAATCCACCTTTTCAGTCAAAAAGGCGGGGTAATTGGACAGATATTTACGCCGTATTTGACATCGAGGCGCTGGGGGTTAATCTTTACACGGGCAAGAATATGGAGCAGGTATTCAAGACATTGGCTAAAAAGGCAACAGGGGGCAGATAAATCCGATTTCTGACCTCTGACTTCCTGATTCCAAAGGATGGTGCCAATTGAGGATCGAGTTATTTTATTCACCTATGTGCTCTATCTGTCCCCAGGCCAAAGCGGTGGTGAGGCGTATAGTGGAAAAGATCGGCGCCGATTACGAAGAAATCAACTTCCATTCCCAGGAAGGCGAAATAAGAGCCAGAAAATATAGGATTGATGAAGTTCCGTGTCTGATCATTAATGGGGAACAAAGGATTTCCGGCTTGCCAGATGAAGATCTGCTGTTGAGCCTACTTGAGGAGTGAAAGA is a window of bacterium DNA encoding:
- a CDS encoding thioredoxin family protein yields the protein MRIELFYSPMCSICPQAKAVVRRIVEKIGADYEEINFHSQEGEIRARKYRIDEVPCLIINGEQRISGLPDEDLLLSLLEE
- a CDS encoding DUF169 domain-containing protein, yielding MSDVVRAYLGMKDKLVGIKINPSQDGEHPKEPAWFCQLVKEAALKGSEYVINLKDLACPNADITLGFRRPRYMEIEPRIKEEVERVRIGPVEGSNLVLLCLNSEQVMTLSILLGGITASFKGEMGVCGEATAAAYEQKKPKLTFLCNGARLMGGFKTNEILVAIPVQEFEALNQRIENLLKTGGSLCGCQVSDIPKEMVAAFSEAGFEKGADYFFGKVDSHQVRIYLNKDETGRMRQLTFYLPVKGTEEIKVNPPFQSKRRGNWTDIYAVFDIEALGVNLYTGKNMEQVFKTLAKKATGGR